A region of Anolis sagrei isolate rAnoSag1 chromosome 2, rAnoSag1.mat, whole genome shotgun sequence DNA encodes the following proteins:
- the LOC132766547 gene encoding single-stranded DNA cytosine deaminase → MMDSLLMKQKKFLYHFKNLRWAKGRHETYLCYVVKRRNSATSCSLDFGYLRNKSGCHVEVLFLRYISTWDLDPRHCYRITWFTSWSPCYDCARHVADFLSAYPNLTLRIFAARLYFCEERNAEPEGLRRLHRAGAQMAIMTFKDYFYCWNTFVENRKSTFKAWEGLHENSVRLTRKLRRILLPLYEVDDLRDAFRMLGL, encoded by the exons ATGATGGACAG TCTCCTTATGAAACAAAAGAAATTCCTGTACCACTTCAAGAACTTGCGCTGGGCCAAAGGCCGCCATGAAACATACCTTTGCTATGTGGTGAAAAGGCGGAATAGTGCCACATCTTGCTCCCTTGATTTTGGATATCTGAGAAATAAG tctggttgccatgttGAAGTTCTCTTCCTGCGATACATTTCAACGTGGGATCTGGATCCAAGGCACTGCTATCGAATCACCTGGTTCACATCCTGGAGCCCCTGTTACGACTGTGCCCGGCACGTGGCTGATTTCTTGAGTGCATATCCTAACCTGACATTGCGCATCTTTGCTGCTCGCTTGTATTTTTGTGAAGAACGCAATGCTGAGCCTGAAGGGCTACGGCGTCTCCACCGTGCAGGAGCTCAGATGGCCATTATGACTTTCAAAG ACTACTTTTACTGCTGGAACACCTTTGTTGAAAACCGTAAATCGACCTTCAAGGCTTGGGAAGGGCTTCATGAGAATTCTGTACGTCTTACCAGAAAATTGCGTCGTATCCTTTTG ccACTTTATGAAGTTGATGACCTACGAGATGCTTTCCGGATGCTGGGACTTTAA